TGAAGGGTAATTGTCATAACATTATCTTACTATTGCCGAAGAGTGTTTTTACATGCATTGAGATGCACCCGTATGCAGTAGGGAATATGGCCTCAAAAATTATCACAATTAATTTAGGATTCCTATTGTTAATTGAAAGTAAAAAAAAACCATTAAAAAATTATCAACAAATCCCCATTTACATTAAATAATGTATTACCGAAATGGAAAAAGCTATAGTTGGTGGATTTTTGGTTTACCGTAATCGGTAACTACAAATTATAAATTATAAATTAGATCAGCAAATTTTAGACAATGAATATAGCATTTATCATAGTAATAAAGTAGACAGGATTTTTTTCCTCTTGCATCTTCTGACTTCCCTATCACCTATTCCCTTCCTGCTCCCTACTCCCTAAAACCCAGGAATCTGTACCTCACCCAAGGTCAAACTGCTATAACTAAGCGTCCGCAAATTTCACCTGGTTACATGACGACCTCCCTACCTCAATCTGGATATACCTTACCTGTATTTGCCTGTGCCTCAGCCATAGCCGCCCTCCATCAGTTACGCAACGGCGAACCCTTCGAAACGGTGTCAGTGGACTTAATTAACCCTCCTGAAACCGCAGACATTCCCATTGAGCAAGTGGCTGGGATTCGAAAAGGGGTAGCGCTAGCTATTACTCACTCTAACCCTGGTGATAACCTTGACCTTACCCGTAATACCCCGATTTGGGCAGTAGTAGAATGGGGTTCCTTGGAGCAAACTGAATCGATACAGTTATTGGGGGGTGAAGGAATTGGACGACAAATCAATGCCGGAGGGAAACCAGCCATCTATGCTTACGCCGAGAAACTATTGCACCATAACTTGAGTTGTCTGCTAGCACCGTCAGAGAAAATTCAGGTGACGATTATCTTGCCGGAAGGGCGGAAGTTGGCACAGCGTACTTCTAATTCTGCCTTTGGTGTAGTAGAAGGACTTTCCCTACTAGGAACTACTGGCATTTCCCAGCCTCTGAGTGCTCCTGGTCAATTAGCTGCTTACCAGGATGAATTAAAAGCAAAAGCCAGCAAATTGCTAAAAGAGCAAGCCTCCTCACATTCGACAACACTAGTTTTTTGTGTGGGAGAAAATGGCTTAGATTTGGCGCGAGGCTTGGGGATTAATCCCGAGCGGCTGGTTAAAACAGCGAATTGGCTCGGACCATTGTTGGTAGCAGCTGGGTACTCCCAGGTTCCAGAAATTTTGTTATTTGGCTATCATGGTAAGTTAATTAAACTGGCTGGAGGAATTTTTCACACTCACCACCACCTAGCTGATGGACGACTGGAAATTCTCACTGCTCACTGTGCGCAGTTAGGAGTACCAACCCCACTGATCAGGCAAGTATTTGGCAGTCAAACCACTGAAGCTGCTCTCAATTGTCTGCGTCAATGGGATCAGACTCAGGGCACTGATTGGGTCAATCAGGTTTATCATGCGATCGCATTGACCATTGACCAACGCTGCTTTGACTACATCCGCAAACACAGTGAGCAGCATATCCAGGTGGGCTCTGTATTGTTCGATCGCGATCGCAAAATTATTGTTACCAGTCCCACAGGTTGCACATTAATTTCAAATTTGTGATAATTTGTGATAAATTTTTATAAATCTTTATACATTGGCGTCCGGATCTTGTAGCCGAACCCAATGTATGATAAATTGACCTGATTATCAGCTGAAACTTCGGATTTCAGGACATATAGACTGAAACCCTGAAAAATCTCCTGACTAGAAGTCAGGAGAGTGTCAACAGACATACCACTGCCAGGCAGGTCTATGAAGTGCGTGTGGGAGTGGAAACTGACATAACCGTAAACAGATTAAGTTCTGTATCGTCGATGAGAGTCTACGACTCAGACTAACTGGTTAATGCCAGCGCTACCATCCACATCAAAGTGTTGGGGCGTTGAAGGATTAATTTACGGAAACCATCAGCTTTCAACCTATCTGTTCATAGCAATCAATTTATGCTGCCCAGAAGCACACCTAGGCAGCGACCTGTTCGTACATTCACACAACTAAACATGACGAACACAGCAGTAACCCTAAGGACCAACAAACTATCTTACCAGAAAGAGGCTTTGCCTGTAGCCTCTCTAGGAGAGCAGTTGAATCGCCAGATGATTGTGATTCTGGACTTCGGCTCTCAATACTCGGAACTGATTGCTCGTCGCATTCGCGAGACTAAGGTTTACTCCGAGGTACTATCCTATCGGACCACAGCTCAACAGCTACAGCAGCTTCATCCCCAGGGCATCATTCTCTCTGGTGGCCCCAATTCAGTCTATGACGATGGTGCCCCCCTATGTGACCCAGAAATTTGGAATCTCGGCATACCCGTGCTAGGGGTTTGCTATGGGATGCAGTTGATGGTGCAACAACTAGGTGGAACAGTTACCAGGGCAAAAAAAGCTGAGTATGGTAAAGCGGCCTTACTAATTGATCACCCCACTGACTTACTGAGCAATGTGCGAGACCACTCAACCATGTGGATGAGCCACGGGGATTCCTGTGTGACTTTGCCAGATGGCTTTGAAGTCCTTGCCCATACTCAGAATACCCCTTGTGCGACCATCGCTAACTATCAGAAAAAACTTTATGGCGTGCAATTCCATCCAGAGGTTGTACATTCAACCGATGGTCTTGCCCTAATCCGTAACTTTGTTTACAGCATCTGCGAGTGTGAACCCACGTGGACCACTGCTGCTTTTATCGAGGAAGCAATTCGAGAAGTGCGTGCCAAAGTTGGGGAAAAACGGGTTCTGCTGGCTCTGTCTGGTGGAGTAGATTCGTCTACCCTTGCTTTCTTACTCCATCGCGCCATTGGGGATAAACTAACTTGTATGTTTATTGACCAAGGCTTCATGCGCAAAGGCGAGCCAGAGCAGTTGGTGAAGCTATTTGAGGAAGAATTTTCTATTCAAGTAGAGTATGTAAACGCTCGCGATCGCTTTTTGGCTCGCCTTGCTGGTGTCACTGACCCAGAAGAAAAGCGTCGCCGCATCGGTCACGAATTCATTCGCGTCTTTGAAGAAGAATCCCAGCGTCTTGGTCCATTTGATTATTTAGCTCAGGGTACCCTCTATCCCGATGTAATTGAATCAGCCCATACCAACGTTGATCCCAAAACCGGTGAGCGGGTAGCTGTGAAAATCAAGAGCCATCACAATGTCGGAGGCTTACCAAAAAACCTACGCTTCAAGCTGGTAGAACCATTACGCAAGCTATTTAAAGACGAAGTGCGCCAACTCGGTCGTGACCTCCGCTTGCCAGAAGCGATTGTGCGCCGACATCCCTTCCCCGGACCAGGATTGGCGATTCGCATCATTGGTGAAGTGACACCAGAACGGTTGAATATTCTGCGGGATGCTGATTTCATCGTTCGAGATGAAATTCGCCGACAGGGAATGTATAACGACTTTTGGCAAGCCTTTGCCGTGTTGCTCCCAATACGAAGTGTGGGAGTAATGGGGGACAAGCGCACTTACGCTCATCCGATTGTCTTGCGCTTTGTTTCCAGTGAAGATGGTATGACCGCTGACTGGTCACGAGTACCTTATGAGTTACTTGAAACTATTTCCAACCGGATTGTTAATGAAGTCAAGGGAGTTAATCGGGTAGTCTATGATATTACCTCCAAACCTCCTGGAACTATAGAGTGGGAATAGTTTCTTCAAAGCGTGATTAGTGATTAGTGATTAGTGATTAGTGATTAGCCATTGTTCATTGGTCAGATGAAGTAAGCATTCAGCCGTCAGCCCTGAGCCATTCGCGTAGCGTGGCCATAGGCCAAGGCTCACCCTACTTGAGGTGCTTATTTTATTCAAAAACAGCGATTGCGCGTAGCGCATTAGCTGATACGCGACACGCTGATACGCGACACGCTGATACGCGACACGCTGATAGCTGAATGCTTACCAGATGACTAATCACTAAACAACATAAAACCGAAGTTTCCAGTTTAGTGGAACTTCGGTTGATACACTATGGCAAAAGCAATTTTAAATAATTATCAACTCTTCCTATTCCGTTTTGTTTGTGTCAACAGCACCAGTCCTACCAAACCAAGACCGATAACACTGGTGGGTTCTGGCACCGACTCGTACTCGTAGGTCAATGTAACTTCCCCTGCTACATCTGTCTGGAACCCAGAAAGCAAATTGCCCGCACCCGTTACTGTGGAAGTACCAAGGGCTGTGAATATCAAGTCCTGGTCTCCAGATCCTACAAAGTAACTCAACTCAGAGTCCCCAGACATAAATGTATTAGTGGTGCTATCCGAAGCGGTACGCTCAGGCAATGTGACTCCAGAAGATCCTGCGAAATCAAGTACACCGTCATAGCTAGAGAGAGCAACCTGTTCTGAAACTAGGGGCTTCACCTCAACTAGGGTAATATCAGGTTCACTCAAGATTAAGGCAATTTCAGATGCCAGATCCAAGGTTACTGTACTCGGAGCGCCCTCCTGGCTTTCCGCACGGGCATTTCCCTTGACAAATCCGATCAGGTCAATCGTGACACTTTCGAGAGTCCCCAAAGCCTCATCGAATTTGGGGAGAATGAAAGATTTATCAACAGTTGTCGGTCGCCATTCAATGGTCTGAGTATGGGTGATACTAGCTGCATTAGCTGCACCAGTAGTGGCCAGCATACCAGCCAAAGTAGTCGTAGTAGTTGCTAGAAATACTTTCAGACGGGAATAGGTCTTTGCAGTGGATTGAGTCATGGTACTAACGAGTGATTAAGGTCTTCTGGTCATATCTCCGTAAAAGTCACTCCAACTTCGGATTTAGCTGGAGAGCTAATTTGTCTCTCTTTGAGCTAAGCAACTCTAGCGATGGCATAAATTGCCTGATTTCCGACAAAAAGCTGAAAATTTAGGGATTACCAGAGTTCGGTTTGTCAGTATAGATGCGGTTAGTTAAGTAGTAGGATAAAATTAAAGTGAACTGTTAAGAAAAGGTAACTTCGGACAAGGCAACAGGAAACAGAACGGGATTCAATGCCTTTACACTTCTTGACAACGCTAACTTTATTTATTTCCAGGTACTTACCACTGCGACTCTGTTGAGCTTGCCAAACCAGCTCAACAAACTTCTACAAGCTGACCATAATAGTGATGCAATTGGACGAGTAAACCGTGGCTTTATGGGATAGCCATAGGGTTGTTCATCGTGGCTTAATCAGTCAATTACAATTTTTTTTTTCTATAAACTTATCCTAGAAACCTCGTGTTTTTAATCAGGTTTAAATTAAGCTTTAAATGTATGTTAAATGTATAGTTTTTGTATACATACTTTTTGTACAAAATCCGTATTCATAATTCCTTTATTTTTAGGGCTATAACTTTAACCCTTATTCATAAAGTAAAGCTGATCCCAATTTCATTTATTCGAGCTACAGATGGTGAGCAGGTGTAGGTTGCAGGTGTAGGTTGCAGGTGTAGGTTGCAGGTTACAGGTTGCAGGTTGCAGGTTACAGGTTGCAGGTTACAGGTTACAGGTTGCAGGTTATAGGTTATAGGTTATAGGTTATAGGTTATAGGTTATAGGTTGCAGGTTGCAGGTTATATCAAATCTGATAGCATCGGAATTGTTTACAACTTGCATTTGCCTCAATTAACTCTCTTCCCATCCCCCCATGCCTCCATCAATGTTTTCAATTCAGATGTAAACCGAAACGCTATTACCAGGTTACTAGGTTGCTAGGTTAAAGGTTATCTTCTGAACCTTCGCCTTAAGGCCGTAGGCCACGCTGCGCGAACGGCCACGCTACCCGAACAAGCAAACAAGCTTCAACCTGGAATTTATACCTGGTGTGTTCATGTTCGAGTATGGGTCAATAGTTAACTGATTATTTTTTATTTACTTTGTAAATTTACTAATTAATCCCATGAAGAAATCCCCTGCATTAAGGCAGGGGATTTAACCTAAGTGCTCATATCTATATTCTATATAACTAATGGTGCATTCTCAATAAAATTAATAATTTTAAACGAAATTAATGGCTATAACTAAAATGATTACTTTTTAATTACTCCCATTGTTTGATCATAAAAAAAAAACACAGGGCAAATAAAAACAGAAGGCTTAAGATCATAACCTTAGCCCTTAATCTAATCCTACCAAAATAGATAATTAAGCTAACTTGGTATTACTACTCTAGTCTAGGTCACGACATGGGATCAGAAATGTAGCACCTAATAATACCAAACTAGCCATTGTTATTGGATCAGGAGCAGACTCTAAATCATCAACACTAACTAAATACTGATTAAACTTAAATCCCATCGGATGCTGCCTAGGAGATTGCTCCCAGCTGAAGCTAGCTTCATCAGTGGGATTTTGACTTGCTACCCAAGAGATACGATCATTAAGACTCTCCAGCAAAATACTGAGAATAGTGCCTGGTGCCAAGGTTTGAGTACTAGCTGACTGAGCAAGTGCAGAAACTATACAGGCAG
The Moorena sp. SIOASIH genome window above contains:
- the cbiD gene encoding cobalt-precorrin-5B (C(1))-methyltransferase CbiD — encoded protein: MTTSLPQSGYTLPVFACASAIAALHQLRNGEPFETVSVDLINPPETADIPIEQVAGIRKGVALAITHSNPGDNLDLTRNTPIWAVVEWGSLEQTESIQLLGGEGIGRQINAGGKPAIYAYAEKLLHHNLSCLLAPSEKIQVTIILPEGRKLAQRTSNSAFGVVEGLSLLGTTGISQPLSAPGQLAAYQDELKAKASKLLKEQASSHSTTLVFCVGENGLDLARGLGINPERLVKTANWLGPLLVAAGYSQVPEILLFGYHGKLIKLAGGIFHTHHHLADGRLEILTAHCAQLGVPTPLIRQVFGSQTTEAALNCLRQWDQTQGTDWVNQVYHAIALTIDQRCFDYIRKHSEQHIQVGSVLFDRDRKIIVTSPTGCTLISNL
- the guaA gene encoding glutamine-hydrolyzing GMP synthase; this encodes MTNTAVTLRTNKLSYQKEALPVASLGEQLNRQMIVILDFGSQYSELIARRIRETKVYSEVLSYRTTAQQLQQLHPQGIILSGGPNSVYDDGAPLCDPEIWNLGIPVLGVCYGMQLMVQQLGGTVTRAKKAEYGKAALLIDHPTDLLSNVRDHSTMWMSHGDSCVTLPDGFEVLAHTQNTPCATIANYQKKLYGVQFHPEVVHSTDGLALIRNFVYSICECEPTWTTAAFIEEAIREVRAKVGEKRVLLALSGGVDSSTLAFLLHRAIGDKLTCMFIDQGFMRKGEPEQLVKLFEEEFSIQVEYVNARDRFLARLAGVTDPEEKRRRIGHEFIRVFEEESQRLGPFDYLAQGTLYPDVIESAHTNVDPKTGERVAVKIKSHHNVGGLPKNLRFKLVEPLRKLFKDEVRQLGRDLRLPEAIVRRHPFPGPGLAIRIIGEVTPERLNILRDADFIVRDEIRRQGMYNDFWQAFAVLLPIRSVGVMGDKRTYAHPIVLRFVSSEDGMTADWSRVPYELLETISNRIVNEVKGVNRVVYDITSKPPGTIEWE
- a CDS encoding choice-of-anchor E domain-containing protein, coding for MTQSTAKTYSRLKVFLATTTTTLAGMLATTGAANAASITHTQTIEWRPTTVDKSFILPKFDEALGTLESVTIDLIGFVKGNARAESQEGAPSTVTLDLASEIALILSEPDITLVEVKPLVSEQVALSSYDGVLDFAGSSGVTLPERTASDSTTNTFMSGDSELSYFVGSGDQDLIFTALGTSTVTGAGNLLSGFQTDVAGEVTLTYEYESVPEPTSVIGLGLVGLVLLTQTKRNRKS